The segment GGCTTGCTTTACCTGGAGGAACTCAATGCCGACGGTAATGAGCTGACGACGCTGGACGGTTTGCCCGCTGCGCCGTCACTCCAGGCACTCCACCTCGCGCGCAATGCGATTACGGATATCTCGCCATTAGAGGCGTTGCCGAATCTCCTCTGGCTGGACCTTTCCGAAAACACCTTGCCCGACCTGACCCCGGTTGCGGCCCTCACCGGTTTGGAGGAGTTGGTTCTGCGCAAGTGCGGAGTCAGCAGTCTAACCGCACTGAGCGGCCTGACCGCGCTGGTTGCGCTGGACGTCTCTCAAAACGTATTGACCACGCTGGATGAGTTGCCGTCAGCGGCGGCGTTGCTCCGCGTTGAGGCGCGCGAAAACACGATTACGGACATCGGCGCGTTGACCGGCGCCCTGAGCCTGGAATATCTGGACCTCTCCAAGAATCAGATAGCGGACATTACTCCATTGACCGGCCTGACCGGGCTCACGCGGTTATATCTCACCCAGAACCGGATAAAGCAGATTGGCGCGCTCAGCGGCATGTCATCGCTGTTCGAGTTGACGCTTGCATTCAATCAGGTAGACGACATTTCACCTCTGCCGCCGACGGCCACTCTTTACCTCCTCGATCTCCGGGGCTGCGCATTCAGCGACGTGCAGGCACTGGCGCCGCTTCTCGGTCTGGAGTATTTGAATGCCGGCGCCAACCGGGTCACGGATA is part of the Candidatus Hydrogenedentota bacterium genome and harbors:
- a CDS encoding leucine-rich repeat domain-containing protein gives rise to the protein GLLYLEELNADGNELTTLDGLPAAPSLQALHLARNAITDISPLEALPNLLWLDLSENTLPDLTPVAALTGLEELVLRKCGVSSLTALSGLTALVALDVSQNVLTTLDELPSAAALLRVEARENTITDIGALTGALSLEYLDLSKNQIADITPLTGLTGLTRLYLTQNRIKQIGALSGMSSLFELTLAFNQVDDISPLPPTATLYLLDLRGCAFSDVQALAPLLGLEYLNAGANRVTDISPLAPLVFLRELYLDSNSITNIDALSGMVQLERLDLSSNRVAEVDALAPLIQLRYLNITASYFFGGTISDIAPLAGLTKLTHLYLSDQEIADVTALSGLTALTHLYLSYNQITDLSPLAGLNDLSTVALAQNQINEVSALVSNPGIGAGDVLYLRGNPLSQNALCNDIPLLAARVQVLTFDGECLGGRGAVVRPDRIIPSYAAFLTNNIKRSGALAGS